Proteins encoded in a region of the Melioribacteraceae bacterium genome:
- a CDS encoding TIGR02757 family protein translates to MKNRGLKEKLDFYYELFDRSRISPDPLEFPHRYNNPSDIEISGLISSVFAYGNIKQIISILEKLNAIMSGSPYSFVLNYDKNLGCSFFNLLKHRFYSGDDISRLFLALNNIYNKYESLESFFMAGHTGDSIDIKERLSVFSGNMTGIMSKGKSVSYGIRFMFPDPMKGSGCKRVNLFLRWMVRKDDLDFGIWKRIPASKLIIPVDTHVARICQKLKLTGKKNISWLMAEEITGKLSKFDPDDPVKYDFAICHIGMRKMKF, encoded by the coding sequence TTGAAAAACAGAGGACTGAAAGAAAAATTAGATTTTTATTACGAGTTGTTCGATCGGTCAAGAATCTCTCCCGACCCGTTAGAATTTCCCCACAGATACAATAATCCTTCCGATATTGAAATATCCGGACTCATTTCTTCTGTATTTGCATACGGAAATATTAAGCAGATAATAAGCATTTTAGAGAAACTTAACGCTATTATGTCCGGCAGTCCATACAGCTTTGTGTTAAACTATGATAAAAATTTGGGATGCAGTTTTTTTAATCTGCTAAAACACCGGTTTTATTCCGGTGATGATATATCCCGATTGTTTCTTGCCTTAAATAATATTTATAATAAATACGAATCGCTTGAATCTTTTTTTATGGCCGGTCACACAGGTGATTCAATTGACATAAAAGAAAGATTATCAGTTTTTTCCGGAAATATGACCGGAATAATGTCTAAAGGGAAATCCGTTAGTTATGGTATTAGATTTATGTTCCCTGATCCGATGAAGGGGAGTGGATGTAAAAGAGTGAATCTCTTTCTGAGATGGATGGTCCGTAAAGATGATCTCGATTTCGGAATATGGAAAAGAATACCGGCTTCAAAATTGATTATTCCGGTTGATACACATGTGGCCAGAATCTGCCAAAAATTAAAACTGACCGGTAAAAAAAATATATCTTGGTTGATGGCCGAAGAGATAACCGGAAAGTTAAGTAAGTTCGATCCGGATGATCCTGTTAAATATGATTTTGCAATTTGTCACATCGGTATGAGAAAGATGAAGTTTTAG